The following nucleotide sequence is from Corylus avellana chromosome ca7, CavTom2PMs-1.0.
GCGCTAATTAAGTTACTGGCCAACATGCTTTCAGGCCGTAAGATTGCTCGCAATGTGATGGCCATGGCCACTGGAGAGGCACCAGCAGAAGTTGCAGCAGCTGAGCTGCCAGAGATTGTCAAAACAGTTCAAGAAGCTGTAAGGATTGAGCTATCATTCTCTTTTTGTAGTAAAGGAATTTTGGGGTATGTTTTGTTAACCTGAATTCATGAATCGCTGATCTGTTGCATGCACAGTGGGACAAAGTTGAAGATAAATATGCAGTGAGTTCACTTGCAGTAGCTGGGGTGGTTGCGCTGTGGGGATCCACTGGGCTGATCTCGGTGAGGTTCTCCAAATTGGCCATTTCTACCTTATCATCATTTTCACTTGTTGTTATTGTGTTTGTGAAAAGGTTTCTGAGAGATGTGGATCACTTGTAACAGGCAATTGATAGGCTTCCTCTTGTTCCTGGGGTTCTTGAGCTTGTAGGCATTGGCTATTCTGGGGTAAGTTGAATACGCTGCTGTTTATGCATCATACAGAGTGTTTAACCTTGAATTTCTGTGATTTTCCTCTGTTTCTTATGCATCCACCTTTCATGTCTTTCGTTGCAGTGGTTTGCATACAAGAACCTGATTTTCAAACCAGACAGGTAAGTTTCTATTTGCCCTTTGGACTCTACCACCAAAAACTCGGTTCTAAAGCATGCTATTCTATCCTCTCTAAGAATTTTTTCATGAGAGATTTTTCACTGTACTTCTTTGAATTTCAGGGAAGTTTTGATACAGAAGGTAAAAGATACTTATAAGGATATAATTGGGAGCAGCTAGAGGAACACCAATAGGGAATGCTGCTGAGATGAGGTGAACGTTTGGGCTtcgaagcatatatatatatatcttgcagcATTGTCGTTAAGACCATGGATCCTTCTGTTGTCATAAGCTTCTAACCCATGTAATATGTACCTTCTCTTGAATATGCATGTAACTATTATATTACATTTCCCCCTTTAGTGCCAATCAATTCCTTTCTCATGTTACTTGGAAGAGCTAGAACTATTTACTGGAATAATGCACAGATTCACACGAACtttctttcaacttttttttatttgctggCTTAGAGATATAAGCTCAAGAAATAATTAACTTCATTTCAAGAGAAAGCAAGGGAGAATGAGAGAAGCTGAAGGAGCTGGAGATATGATAAAGTCACTATGATAAGCTGCAACAATTCATCAAGAATAATTAGAGTAAATGTAGTAAGTTGAGAGGATTTTGAGCATCTATGAAGTTTTATACTGCTGTCTGCAGCTGGAAAACATGTCAATCATTGTGCATACCGAGCAAAGTATTGAACAATTAAAGTTTGCCACCTGATTTCAGCGCAAAACCCAAGAATTTtatgtataaaataaacaagatcTAGGCTGATCAATCACAGTTGATGATGTCAACAGAAGCTTCACTAATAGCAAGCTCTGAAGATCTGGGCGTTTATGATACTTGAAAACCACCCAAGTTATAATAAATGCAGACGAGTTCTTGAATGAAAGCTTATGGTCATTCAAACCCTCTCATCAACGAGTGACTCATTTCCTACCACAATCTGACTTTTACCTGATCAAACACTTCCAAACATGTGCACTTAATAGTTGTAAAAGACTCACTTTCTAGGTATGTAGCGTAATTGCACTACTTAATGGCTGATTAGAGAGTTTAGAACAAAATGCCACAGttacaataaaaacaaagaaagctaaaactcatttcattaaaaagaacCACAAACAGGTTCCCATAACAAATCTGGGCATTGGAAATTCCATTCACATCATAGGATGCAGGTGCTGCACAATTTAATGGAAGATGCCAGGGTGTAATAAGCTTGTTTACTAAGAATATTTTCATGATCCGATGTTTACAAATGAAATATTCCATACTGATATCACAATACCATCAGAAACTGCATTCCTTAATTGCCTTAACGCAGAAATTAGGCAAAACAGCTACGTACTAGAGAGTAAGCTCCCACAAAAGGTATATTCCCTATGGATGTCAAAACCATTTCTTATTGAACATCATAATCCAGGTATCAGAGACATGCCATGTCCAACTAATGCTCTCAAATCCAGCTGCAACTGCCAGTGGTACATGTTCCATCCGCTCCCTTCCTCCCGGTTTTTTCGAGTCATCATAAGCATATCAAGTAGGGATTTTACCTTTGCGTAAGAACTGGTAATATCTGGAAAATGGGGAAGAACTTGTGCCATAACAATTACTTTTCCAGCTTTTGGAAGAGCGCTGTAGCAGTTCTTCAATATCTTCACGCAGTCATCATCGCACCAATCATTAAGTATCAACTACGTACCAAATATAAATAATCTCGTGGTTAGTTATTGAATTATGAAATAGATTATCACCTTTTCTTAAGCATATAATGCTGAAAAGcataaaaagaatattaaaaaaatcaaaggcaaATTATACTTTACCACCCTAGATTATCATCTTTGTGGCAATGTTCTCAccgaactttcaatttacaTAATTGACTCTCTTTCAAAAAAGTTGACGTAATGTGTCCCCCGCCCTCTAAATTAGGCTTGAATGtaacaaaaatgagaaaaatgactAAATACTTTGTTATCACACATTCCCCATTCTAGCAAACCAAATACCATCATGTCAAAACAATAAACCCCATGAATGCCAACCCTTGAGATAAGCAGGcacagttcttttttttttctttaattgaaACATCATGTTatgtagaaaaataataaacataCTATACTACTAGAAAAAATTAGTCATGTTTCCTATATCTCACTTGTATCTTTCTGAACTTTAAAAGTGGGTGATAAAGAAAAGTGGCGTCACATATTAAAAGTTATTAGTCATTCTTCAATCTCAAGGATAGGAGAAAACGTCCTATAGATATCGGATTTGGGAGACAGTTTGGTTCCAGCCAACCACATGGTAGCCCCTACTGACAATATTCATGCCAAAGTTATCCGTTAAAGCAAGAAAGAGGTGCaagcaccatttttttttttttttaactattccTTCTGAGTCACAATCTGCTTCCACGTAAGATaacacccccacccccaaatCATCATTCACAAAGGTGGTGGTCTCAGTTCCATTTGGTTGGCAAAGCCTTTTGAAGAGTTAGCTGCGAAGTAACTAGTCATTGAGATCTAAGGGAAAATGTGTAACTCTATCAACCAATTTTAAAATGAACTAAACTACCATAAATCATTTTCAACCGCTTGAATTTGAACTTAACTTTACTGGGTTGGGGATGAGAAGGTCACTGGATTGATCTGGCGATTAAAAACCCAGTGGTGGAAGCAATGGCAAAAGGGAAGCCAACAATAGTGACAAAAGTGATGGGTTATAAAAACCGAAATATGCTTTGTGGTTTGCAGGATTGGATAATTTGTGTTAAAGggtatttcaatatttttttcatttccgtTATTTAAGATCTAAAGTGGATCTTGAGAGacaaattgaaacaattttctcaaattatgGTGCCAATCTATATTGAAAAGTGTAATTTGAATCAATGCCAGAAAGATACACAATTCACCTTCAAAAGTATGGGATCTCCTTTCGGAACACTTTCGAACACATCTCCAGCTACATATTTCACACCTGCAAGATAAATTAACACCCCCTTTAATCTAGAGATTTTGTCAAATAATCGCGTACAGCCATTATTAGAAATTCATGTATAGTGAAATTTAGTTAACTGGATCTAGCTAATCAATCTCCACAATCTCCACAAGATTTTAGCCATCTCTTTAATAAATtagaaacattttatttttttgtggcaCGGTATGGTATATGGGAATTGATAATATGAAGGTTACAGAGACCATCTACTTTAAACTTAGAAACCTTTTTTTGTGAcatctctccctccctctcactctctcctaTCTACTTTAACATAAAAACATTGTTTGTTGGTAGCCTGACAAGGCACATGGAAATTAACATTATGAAGGTTACATAGATCACCTACTTTAACTTAGAaacagttgttttttttttggcattataCATGGGCATTGAGAATATGTAGGTTGCAGACATCAGAACAACAGAGATGTGGCGAACTGCAGTTAAAACAATTGAACATTGGATTCATTAAATCTTCAACGATTTTTGATCATTGAATTCAGAAATTACCATTGGGAGAAACAACATAATATCTTAAAcaatattatttgaaaagaaaaacgtACTTGATGAACAGACAACATACCAGGATAGGGTGGGGCATGTTGTATGACATAAGGCATGTCGAAATTAATGACCTTAATATGGGGTATTTTGAAATGATTAAGCGAATGGCCACTCGGAATCCACCACCAACATCGACGATCTGCTTGAGGTCCTTGCAACCGTCATAGAACTCGAGCATCTTCTTAACAAGTAAGGTAGTCATGTGGTTAAACATAGCTGTGTTGAAAGCTTGACTGAACAAAGGGTTCGTGCTAGCATATTCATAGCTGTGCATTCCATGAACCCTGTTAGACGGAACTCCACCTTCAAGAATTGGAGGACGGAACTCCACCTTCAAGAATTGCATCCTCCAGTTGAGACCTAGCATTCAATTTAACAATGAAGTTGGCCGCCAtcacaaaatttaataaattctagGAACAATTTCTGACATGGGACCAGCATGGAGCATCCAAGTTATGCCTTTGAGGTAGGTGTTGGACCACTATAGTAGGACATTTGACGAGCATTCCTTCACTAGATTGATAATACATACTAGTATGCATGACTTTAAAAAATCCCCATTCTTTACACATTTGCATAACTTGCACAATATGCCAAACAATCGACCCCAACTATACATTGCTAATAAGTAACATTAATGGTGATAACGAGGCGGGGAAAAGAGGCCGAAGGGATTACATTCAATAATTCAAATTAAACAGCGATTTGAGGCAAATGCGAATATCTAAACTAATCAACAAGCTAGCTTTCTGAAAGGAAGTTTGatagaaaataaaggaaaataagcCATGAATTAATCACTTGGTGGGGATTGGACTTTCAAAGGGATTAATCTCCAAATGACTTAGTAATTTTTGTATTTCTCGATCTTCTAATTGGCAATACCACAACTACATGCTTATATAGAAGAGATTACAACTTATAATGGAAATGCtgctattaatgaaaaattaaaatagattaTGATGCTAATAATGAGAATAATATCGTAATAATATGAGAgcaaaatcaaggaaaatgaagaaatatttggTTTCCTGACAAAGTCCTCTAAtgtgaagatgatgatgatttcGTTCTTCGGAAAATGAAGATCGAAAtattatttggtttttctttAATAGAGGCAAATGTATTAATGTGGATTCAAGAAGGAAACAGAATGCAATATTCCATATATAAAGATTGCAAAAGAATTGTTAAGACTAAATTAAACAAGTACAGGGAATCATTAAAAACagaatgaaaaatgaaaagaaaagaaattaagaggAATGAAATAATAAGACTAACCAACTATCGAAGTAAACCTTGTCATGATTCAAGGACATCAAGGGCGCCAAGGAAACCCCATCTTGATTGGGCACGAAGTAGTTGGACACCGGAAGCAGAGAGTAGAGCCTACGGAACCCATCACCGCCAGCGTTAACATCCACAGTCACAGAGCAACCAAGCACGCAGTGGTACACCAGTAGGCCGCAGATGCGTTCCAGCATGTCGGGTGCATCGGGGTTCTTGGTGGGCATCTGGGCCGTGATCTCCGCAGCGGAGAGCTCGGCACCAGGGCCCGCATTGGCCAAGATGTCGAAAACGCCGAGCTCGAGGCAGCACTGATCCGCACGCTAGTTCCATGGCATGGGAGAagatttcattttcatcttcttcttgttttggtTGGAGTTGTGCGGGGCTTCTGCTCCCCATTGATTTTTGTTGTTCAGCTGAACAAGACGATGCACTGCCCCGAATTTGCTCTTGCTTTTGCTAATTTGCCTTCTGGCGTCTGTACGTTCTTggcttatttaaaaaatctcttttttttttcctatgcgTTATAAAAAAGATCAGTTAATTTGGTTTTAGGTAACAAAGATGAATTAGTTAAACATTATAAATCTTGATGAAtcagttaatttgtttttcttttaactattttaCTCACTATCTTCATCACTTCTCTTCCCACTTTTATCATGACTCCCtttcagatttttatttttttattttttatttcccgAAGAATTACAATATAACTAtcgtgacaataaaaatcagctcttattaaattgaaataacgtgtaaaaacatagaaataaaatttgaattcccCCTCCCCCTCAAAACGAAACTTCTTTTATTATCTCACTATATATCAAAATACACAATAATTTAACTTGTTGAAACACAACAATACTATTTAAAGTGGAAGTCCATCGACTGGGAGCCACACCTCATAAAGTGATAGTCAATAGTTGagacatgtcaatatatatatatatatatatatatatatatatatatattcatctcgtaataaaaaaaacttacgCGTTGCATGATTATATCTGCTGCATGCATGTTGATTAAATAcggttttttttgttgttttttggaTAAATGACAATCTACTCCTATAAATTACCGCTTCTATGTCATTATGACATTATCCCTACAATGCAAATCTAATAGAAATATTCAGGCGTACCACAAGTTTCATTAATTGAAAAAACTAAAGGAAGCCTTCAGAAACTGCATACTGATCGATATTACTTACAATGTTACCATCAGAAGCTGTATTGGTTGGCTTTATCTCACTAATTAGGCAAAAGAGCTACTAGAGTGTGTAAGCTCCTACAAAAGGTATATTCCCTACACCACCTTACTACTATATGGATgtcatcatatcatatcattctTATTGAACTCCATAATCCAGGTATTATAGACATGACATCTCAAACCAATGCTCTTAAATCCAGCTGCATATGCCAATGGAAATAATTCATGTTGCTGCCGCTCCCTTCCTCCCAGTTTTTGAATCATCATATGCATATCAAGTAGGGATTTAACCTTTGCATAAGTGGTAATCTCTGGAAAAATTGGAAGAACTTGCACCATAGCAAGAACCTTTCCATCGTATGGAAGAGCGCTGTAGCAGTTCTTCAATATCTTCACGCAGTCATCGTTGCCCCAATCATTGAGTATCCACTATCAAAGATAAATAATCTCATGGTTAGTATTTGAATTCTGAAAATTAGATTATCACCTTTCTTAAGCACAGAGTATTATTGACAAAGCATATAATGCTGAGAAGCATATATTAAAAGAATGTTAAAAATCAAAGGCAAATTATACTTTACCACCCTAGAGTATCAACTTTGTGGCAATGTCTCcaccgaactttcaatttgtgcACCCTCTAAATTAGACTTGAATGttacaaaaatgagaaagatgaaTAAGTATACCCCTTTATCACACATTCCCCCATTCTAGCAAACCAAATACCATCATGTCAAAACAACAAATCCCATGAATGCCACCCTTGAGATAAACAGGAGagttattttttttccttagtaTAAACATCACgtatgtagaaaaataaaaaataaaaaagattaaacgGCTTGCAAAAATTAACCAAGTTTCTTATATCTCATCCGTATCTTTCTGAGCTTCAAATGTGGGTAACAAAAAGAAGTGACGTAGTTATTAGTCATTCTTCAAGTTGAGGATAGGAGAAAACATCCTAGAGACATTGTATTTGGGAGACATTTTGGTTCCTGCCAATCGCATGGTAGCCCTACTAACAATAAATAATCTTGCAAAAGTATTCTGGTAAACCCATAAGAGATGCAAACACCAATTTTATAACAATGCCTTCCAATCTGTTAACGAggatttcaatcattttttcatTTCCAGTATTTAAGATCCAATTTGAATGGTGAGAGACAAAGTgaaacaattttctcaaattatgGGGCCAATCACCAATATTGAAAAGCTTAATTTCAACAAAGTTTACAGAAATTGTTGATAGCGCTTAAGAGACACAGGACATCGTTATTGCATTATTGCAGTAATGCCATTACAACATCAATCAGATGGGTAGTCAAACAATCATTTTCCATGCTACAAATTTATTTGCTAAATGTTTCTAAgcgaaagagaaaaatgagtcTTAAGTCAACAATAAAAGTAAGGAACAATGCCAGAAAGatacaaaattagaaaatttacCTTCAAAATTATGGCATCTCCTTTTGGAACACTTTCGAACATATCTCTAGCTACATGTTTTACACCTGCAAGATAAATTAACACCCCCTTTAATCTACAGATTCTGTCAAACAATCGCAAACAGTTGTCTAGACTCCCAAAACCAAAAGTACAACCATTCATTAGCAATTCATGTATTGTAAAATTTGGTTAACTGGATCTAGCTAATCAATCTCCATAGTATTAGTCTCCACAAGATTTTAGCCATCTCTCTAATAACTtagaaacattttatttttttgtggcaTGACATGGTACATGGGAATTGATAATATGAAGGTTACAGAGACCATCTACTTTAAACTTAGAAAAGTTTGTTTGTGGCATCTCTCactccctctcactctctcctaTCTACTTTAACATAAAAACATTGTTTGTTGGTAGCCTGACAGGGCACATGGAAATTAACATTATGAAGGTTGCAAAGATCATCTACTTTAACTTagaaacagttttttttttttttttttttttgggcatcaTACATGGGCATTGAGAATAGGAAGGTTGCAGATATCAGAACAATAGAGATGTGGCTTGAAGGAGGAAGAGCAAATTCCTTTGTATCTTGGGCCAAAAGCCAAGAAATGTTTGGGTACAAAATGGCCCAATTCCTTTGCTATCTTGGGTCAAATTCCTTTGGGTAAAAAATGGCCCAATTCTTTGTATCTTGGGCCAAAAGCCAAGAAATGAGCCGTGGTTGAAGGAGGAAGAgcaaattccaaaaaaaaaaagaaaaaaaaaaagaaagagaaatattactCAGCATTTTCAAATGTTAATCTCTTAGCATTATTGTTTACGTGGCACATTCACATccacttgttttttttaaacaaaaaaaatagcaaatgaaCAAAGAAAATGCTAAGGGATGAACACCTGAAaattctagtatttttttttttttttttttttttttttttttttaatggtgtctatttgattttgagaaatgaAGAATTTATGTTGGGTGAATTCAAATCAAACGACTTTCTagatgtaaattttttttttattattttttttttctagtttcgtttgcttaaataatttttttattaataatctCTACAAGTAATTAAGAAAATTCTCAGGTAGTTTTCGTTGATCAATTTTTCACCAAATAATGGTAAAATGACCTACCTCAACATTTATCGttataaagaaattaattttgtataGTTATCTTCATAACTTAATAATTAAcaacttttgaaaatttgtgtttACTATGTCGTCCCTCATGACTTCTCCCCACTTTTGCCGCTCTCTTtcagtttttctctctttcctcgTATTTTTCGtgaaaaaactataatttttttttaacgataAATACTAGATGtacttttgtttattatttcatttaatagtgattttcagTATTTCAGGAAGTGAGCACTTGAAAGTAAACACTTTAAAGTatgtataacatttttttttttaaaacaattcaTAATAATATTTCCACTTATATGGATGCATCCCTTATTGCTGGCGTTTGATTaatttcactacaaaaaatttcagatttagtGACGCCTTGTAAGAAAACGACATTTCAAGGCGTCTCATTTAGTGGAACCAACATCCTGGCCTATAATAAGGGTGTCTGTTGAACAGTAAACCAACACCCTTAAAAGGTGTCAACGATGATTTACAAAGTGCCTGTTAAAGTAGTTTGAAATTTCAAACTACTTTAATAGGCACTTTGTTATACGAGAGATTTGtcaaagattttatttttcttttacgaTGTTGacaagtaattttaaatactcaACTCTTATCTCATCCAATTTTAACAAGCGGCGCGCGAAGAGACCCTTTGCTTGACTTGGGCATGAAAGAGGTTGGCAGTCAAGCAGCATGAATCACTCATTTCAGGTTAATCTCTAAATTGATGGCTTTATTATCATTTCATTAGACTGATATGTCATGCCTACATTATACTATATCTATAagctatgtatatatatatatatatcaactgcAGCTAATTTGAAGTCGCAATTCTTATTTCAACTTTTCATaagcatttttatttaaagtgtTTGGACAAGAAACGATAGATTTCCAAATTAA
It contains:
- the LOC132187323 gene encoding protein CURVATURE THYLAKOID 1B, chloroplastic, with the translated sequence MASTSSSTLALSSSSTLVDAKAPRQSAAASPQCVTLPTLPPPPIQSQNRPWKSTAYCRKIARNVMAMATGEAPAEVAAAELPEIVKTVQEAWDKVEDKYAVSSLAVAGVVALWGSTGLISAIDRLPLVPGVLELVGIGYSGWFAYKNLIFKPDREVLIQKVKDTYKDIIGSS